The segment CGCGCCCTGCGCATGCTTGGCTGGCTGCTGGTCGGCTCGATGTTGTTGCTTGGGGTGGTGCTCAGCCGTTCGCGTGCGGGTGTCGGACTGGCGGGGCTGGTCCTGGTCGCGATGCTGCTGCTCGCGTTTGTGCGGCGGCGCTCGCATCCACAGGTCTTCCATTGGCTGCTGGCCTTTACCGTGTTCGGCGGATTGATCGCGTTCCAGTTCGGCTTCCTCGGCATCGCAGACCTTGCTGCAGCAGGGCGACCAGCGCTTCGACATCAACGCCAGCGTGCTGGCCGTCGCCGGCCAATTTGGCTGGCTTGGGACTGGTTTGGGCAGCTTTCCGGCGGTGTATGCGGCATATGAGCCCATCGACCTGGTCGGTCCCAAGATCCTCAACCACGCGCACAACGATTGGGCCGAGTTGTGGGTGGAACTGGGCGTGTTGCTGCCGATGGCCGCCCTGGCATTCGGATGGTGGCTATGGCGACGGGTCCGCGAACTCGCGGCGAGTGGCACGCTGAGCCCGGGGGAGAACGCGCTGCGCCTGGCGGGGATCGGTGTGATCGGCGTCCTCGCCTGCCATTCGCTGGTCGATTACCCATTGCGCACCACTTCGCTCTCGGTGGTCTTCGCGCTTGCGTGCGCGCTCTGCACGCGCAGGCTCGTGAGCGCCAGCCACCGAAGGTCAGCGGCATGACTGCGGCTCTGCTGGAAGTCCTCGCACTGCCGTTGGGTATCGAGTGGCAGGCGCTGACCTTGTCGCAACAGTTGGAGCGCCTGCGCCGGCACCGCCTGCTGCCGATTGCGCTGCACCACGCGCGCGCGGCCGGCGCGGAGCTTGGCGCGGTCCTGGAGGGGATGTGGGAATCGCTGGTGGCCCATGGTCGTCGCCAGCTCGCGGCCGACGCTTCCATGCTGGCGCGTGTGTTTGCGGCGCTCACGCGGCGTGACTGTCCGGTTCTGTTGTTGAAGGGGGCGGCGCTCGGCCGTTGGCTCTATCCCGCGCCGGAACTGCGCCTGTCGAGCGATGTCGACATCCTCGTTCCGCCGCGTCGCAGGCTGGATACGCATGCGGCGATGCTCGATGCCGGTCTCGCGGGCGATGGTTTCAGCCAGCACGACCTGGCCAGCAACCAGGCCAGTTACACGGATCCGGTAACTGCGGGCCACATCGACCTGCACTGGGCAATGAGCGTGGTGCCTGAGCTGGCCTGCCGTTTCGAGTTCGCCCAGCTGCACGCACGCTCGCAGCC is part of the Rhodanobacteraceae bacterium genome and harbors:
- a CDS encoding nucleotidyltransferase family protein encodes the protein MTAALLEVLALPLGIEWQALTLSQQLERLRRHRLLPIALHHARAAGAELGAVLEGMWESLVAHGRRQLAADASMLARVFAALTRRDCPVLLLKGAALGRWLYPAPELRLSSDVDILVPPRRRLDTHAAMLDAGLAGDGFSQHDLASNQASYTDPVTAGHIDLHWAMSVVPELACRFEFAQLHARSQP